The DNA region GTCGTCGCTCGATCCCGTCCAGACCGCTGATCAGCTGCGAGGCGACATAGAGGTACGGGTTGGCGGCCGGCTCACCGCAGCGGTTCTCCAGCCGTACGCCGGTGTCGGAGCCGGCACCGACGGCCCGCACCATGGCGCCCTTGTTGTCGATCCCCCACACCACCCGGTCCGGGGCGAGCGAGAACGGCAGGTAGCGCTTGTAGCCGTTGACCGTCGGGGTGGCGAACGCGGCGGCCGCCCCGGCGTGCTCCAGCAGCCCGGCCAGGTAGTGCCCGGCGACCGGGGAGAGCGCCTCGCCCGGCGCGGTCGGGTCGAACGCCGCCGCGCCGGAGTCGACCGCCCGCAGCGACTGGTGCAGGTGCCAGCCGGTGGAGGCGGTCTCGGCACCGGCCGGCCGGGACATGAACGTGGCGTGGTAGCCGTGCCGACGACACAGCTGGCGGATCGCCGAGCGGGCCAGCAGCACCTGGTCGGCGGCGTCCGCCGCGTCCCCGGCGGTGAGGGTGATCTCGAACTGGCTCGGCCCGAACTCCAACTCCAGTGACCGCAGCGGCAGGTCGAGCCGGGTCAGCCCGTGGTGCAGCAGCTGGACGAGGTCGTCGGCGCGGTCCAGGCCGTCCTCGTGCAGCAGTTGCGCGCCCCGGCTGACCGGCCGCACCACGCTGGGCCGGCCGGGCGCGCCGGGGCGGCCCACCTGGTCGGCACCCAGTCGACCGGACCCGGGCTGGTCGGGGTCGGCGGCGAAGACGTGAAACTCCAGCTCCACGCCGACGGTCATCGCGTACCCGGCGGCGGCGAGCCGGTCGAGTTGGCCGCGCAACAGGCTGCGGGTACACAGCGGCACCGGCGAGCCGTCCGGCAGCCGCAGGTCGCACAGCACCCAGCCGGTCCGCTCGGCCCACGGCAGCACCCGGAAGGTGGTCGGGTCCGGCACCAGCACGAGGTCACCGGCGCCGGCGAAGCCGGGCACGCCGACCTGCGGGTCGGCGGCGAAGACCGGGAACACCGACGCCCCGGACGGATCCTTGAGCAGCAGCGACGACGGGACGGTCACCCCGGAGCGCAGGGCCGCGCCGGCCGCCGCCCGGGTCAGCGTCTTGCCGCGCAGCACGCCGTGCTGGTCGGCGAAGGAGAACCGGATCAGCTCGATGCCCAGTTCGTCGACGACCCGGCGCAGTTGGCCGGCGGCGGCGTACTGGGCGTCGGTCCAGAGCTGGTGCCGGTCGATGAAGCCGCCCCGGTCGGCGGCGAGCATCGGCAACGCGCGGTGCCCGTCGCCGCCGTCGGCGACGGCGCGTTCGTCGACGCTACGCATCGGCGACCGCCCCGGTGCCGCCGGTCGCACCGGCCGGTCCTGCCGGGCCGGCCACCTCGGCCCGGCCGGCGGCCCACGGTGAGTCGGCCCGGCGCTGCGCCTCCCGCTCGCGCCAGGTCTGTTCCCAGCCGTCGGTCGGGGCGATGGTGTCGACGGCCAGCGGGCCGGTCAACGCGGCGGCCGCGGACTCGTCGGCGGGGCGGGCCGGTAGCGGGTTGCCTGCCTCGAAGGCGTCGATGGCGCGCAGCAGCAGCCGGCGGTTGGCGGTGACCGCCCGGTCGGAGACCCCGAGCCGCTCGACCGTGCGGTCCTGGATCGGGCCCATGCTCTCCACCGCCCACTGGTCGTGGACGTTGATGTCCAGGCCCATTCCGGTGTAGGTCAGGTCACGCTGCTCGGCCGGGTCGAAGCCCCAGTTGTTGGCCCGGTTGCGCAGCGGCCGGTAGTCCGGCAGCGAGACCTCGGCGAGCCGCTGGGCGAGCAGCGTCTCCTTGTCGGTCGGCTCGGCGAAGTCGTAGAAGATCATGTACCAGTAGTGGTGGTGGTCGTCGATCGGCACGTGCCACTGACAGAAGACCTTGTTGTTGCCGAAGGGCACCACGAACGCGTTGGGGAAGACCAGGTTGGTGATGCGTACGTGCCGGATCTCGTCGGTGAGCTGACGCAACGCGTACACCCGCAGGCCGTGCTCGGCCTGCTCGACCTCGATGTCCGGCCGGTAGGCGTCGCCGACCAGCTTGGACAGCTTCTGCCCGGTGCCGGCGACCTCCTCGCTGAACTGCTGGCCGTAGACGTCGCGCGGATCTTCGTTGATGAACCGGTGCAGGAACGAGACGTGGCTGGGGTCGATGCCGCCTTCGACGCCCTGCAGCCAGTTGCACTCCCACAGCCCTTTGAAGGCGAAGGTGTACTCGTCGGGGGC from Solwaraspora sp. WMMD791 includes:
- a CDS encoding glutamine synthetase family protein, with protein sequence MRSVDERAVADGGDGHRALPMLAADRGGFIDRHQLWTDAQYAAAGQLRRVVDELGIELIRFSFADQHGVLRGKTLTRAAAGAALRSGVTVPSSLLLKDPSGASVFPVFAADPQVGVPGFAGAGDLVLVPDPTTFRVLPWAERTGWVLCDLRLPDGSPVPLCTRSLLRGQLDRLAAAGYAMTVGVELEFHVFAADPDQPGSGRLGADQVGRPGAPGRPSVVRPVSRGAQLLHEDGLDRADDLVQLLHHGLTRLDLPLRSLELEFGPSQFEITLTAGDAADAADQVLLARSAIRQLCRRHGYHATFMSRPAGAETASTGWHLHQSLRAVDSGAAAFDPTAPGEALSPVAGHYLAGLLEHAGAAAAFATPTVNGYKRYLPFSLAPDRVVWGIDNKGAMVRAVGAGSDTGVRLENRCGEPAANPYLYVASQLISGLDGIERRLAPPPAVEDPYAADAPRLPASLAEALTALAADPAFAAALGDPVVSWYLTLKRREFARYLAYVSDWEQREYFDLI
- a CDS encoding aromatic ring-hydroxylating dioxygenase subunit alpha, yielding MLRREENERITRSGPGTPLGRLMRAYWQPAALVSELDPQRPVKPVRLLGEDLVLFKQADGGWALVGRFCAHRGVDLAYGRHEDGGLRCLYHGWLYGPDGRCLEQPAEPPHSTFASKVRIPSYPCVERNGIVFAYLGEGDPPPMPHYDCFQAPDEYTFAFKGLWECNWLQGVEGGIDPSHVSFLHRFINEDPRDVYGQQFSEEVAGTGQKLSKLVGDAYRPDIEVEQAEHGLRVYALRQLTDEIRHVRITNLVFPNAFVVPFGNNKVFCQWHVPIDDHHHYWYMIFYDFAEPTDKETLLAQRLAEVSLPDYRPLRNRANNWGFDPAEQRDLTYTGMGLDINVHDQWAVESMGPIQDRTVERLGVSDRAVTANRRLLLRAIDAFEAGNPLPARPADESAAAALTGPLAVDTIAPTDGWEQTWREREAQRRADSPWAAGRAEVAGPAGPAGATGGTGAVADA